AGAAGAGTGGCAATACACATGAAAGAAGATTCCGCACACAAAATATCCTGCTACAGCACCGGGCAAAACAATGTGCTAGCCAAGCTCTTCTTCACACTTATAAAGTAACTACAAATGACAATATCTTTATATACCACAGTCACATTGGTTGATTTGGGCTGAGTCTGAGTGGAGCTGCATTTATCATTAGTGCTCTTGCTAAGTGGGAACAATTAAGAAAACTCAATTTTCAAAGACGACCTTTTTCATGGCCTTTGTCCACTAAATTTTGCAGGCATCATTGAAAATACTCATAAACAAAAATGCCACTGAACCTTCAGCCGCTAGCAACTTAACGCTTTTTCAGTTTTGTGAATGATAAAGCTCGCTGCCAATGGATGGACGCTGCCACACATTTTCAACAGGTACAAGAGGTGCACACCCACACCCGGGACATTGCACATACTCCCACGGGAAACACCCCACCCACTGTGTGTCACCACGCCCGCGTGGCTGAGAAGCGAGATCCATGATATGGGGTAGGAAGAGTGCACTCTTTGGTGATGAGAGGAGATCCACAACCACACTGCGTCACCAAACAACAAGGACTATTTCACCTGCCGTTAAGGCAAGCCTGTAGCCTCTCCAAAGTCATTTTGTCCAGCGTGCACAGGTCAAAGTCAAAGGATTCTTCAGTCACCTTGTAAAGGCCTGTGCCCTCTACAAGGTCCACTACTGCTTGCAGGCGACGCGGATCATCTATGGTGAGGATTCGCTTCTTGAGCTCATTAAGCTCCTGAAGATGGTCGGTTGTGGacgttggtggtggtggtggtagtactTTTGCAACAGGAGCAGCGACTTCTCGTGCTGGGGTTGGTGATGCTGATGGGCTAGACAGTGGTGACAGGAGGTCTTCCTGCTCCATTTCAAGCATGAGAGCATTAAGTGGACCCCTTGCAGGGGCTGCTGCTACCTTGGGGCTATTTGATTCCTCAGAGGTGGGAGCAGGAGCAGGTGCAGGTGCAGGTGCAGGAGCAGGTGCAGGAACAGGTGCAGCAACAGGTGTAGGTGCAGGAGTAGGTGCAGGGGCAGGCTGGTTCGTTGTGGATACTGGGCTTGGATCTCGAGCTGGTAGGGCAGGAGGTGGTGAAGCAGGCAACGGTAGCAATGGTGATGGCAGTTTTTCAGGTGGCTCTGGTGGCTTCCGATCCAGGTGCTCGGGTGCCTTTTTGGGCGAGCCTTTGGGCCGGTGTGACTTGGAAGAGTCCTTTTTCTTTCGCTCTGGTTCCTGAAGCCGTGGCTTCTTGGGAGGAGGAGGTGATGGTGGACGGCGTGTTGCAGAAGCATTCTTCGAGCTTTTCGAGGAACTGGGTTCAGCAGGTGCAGGTGGTGGTAGTGCAGACATCTTGTGAGTGGGCTCCTTTTGAGAGCTgtgctcttttgaagagcgctCCTTGGAGCTTTTGTCCTTCATCTTATCCCTATGCTTCTGGGATGACTTCTCTGCTCGCCTTGAATCCACTTCAGATGGGCCCTTGCTTTCAGATAATTTAGGCTCGGGAACTTTTGCCTCCACTTGTTTTGGTTCAGGAACTTTCGGTTCAGGTGCCTTGTGTTCAGCCTTGTGCTCAGCTTTGTCTTCGAACTTGTGTTCGGCTTTGTGTTCAACCTTATGTTCAGCCTTGTGTTCAACCTTGTGGTCACTTTTGTGTTCAATCTTGTGCTCAGCTGCCTTATGTTCAGCCTTACGCTCAGCCTTGTGCTCCATCTTGTGTTCCAATTTGTGCTCACCCTTGTGCTCACTTTTGTGTTCACTCTTGTGCTCAGGCTTGTGTTCTGGTGGCTTCTGCTCTGTTGCCTTGGCATCAGCCTCTGCTGTGGAGGAAAGTTTTGTGTCACGTGACTTATCCCGTTCTTTGTTTTTCTCTCGTGACGGGTCTTTATGCCGCTCTTTATCCCTGGAGCTGCTTTTGTGTTCTTTGCTGCCAGATGAAGATGACATCTTGTGTGAACTTGTGCCGCTGGTACCACTGCTGCTGTGACTTTTGCTTGACTTGGATTTAGACTGGCTGCTCTTCTGCTCCTGCAGCATAGGAAAGGAGAAATAAAACATTGTGTACGTTACAAAAAAATGACATATTTTACGATGATGCAATAGCGGAAACTAATCGTAACTTGTAAAACCCAAGTACACAGATGAATAAGGCAAAATACTCCAAAGAACATACAATTGCAGTTTGACATCACATTCCACTAAAAACATTAAAAACTAGCACTTAGTCCTTTTATTTCTGCAAAGCTGTCTTTGCAAATTCTGCAAGCTGACTCTATAAACCATGGAAAGACAAGAAATAACAGAACACAAGATTTACAAGATTTAAATAATAAATCTTAATGACTCAAGAGTCTTCTGAGCAAGAGATCTAAAATAGATACCTACTTTTTTCCCCGAAAAGGCTGACATCAATTTGAGAGGAGGGTACATTATACGTGGGAAAGAAGTCTTGGCAGACTATTTTTCTAGAGTTCAAATCGTAAAAATTGTGACGTACCTGAGCAACAACGAAAAAAGTCAAGAAAAAATTATTAACGGCCTGAAACACATCAACGAAGCGCACGATCGACGAGTTGAGAATGCTTGTATCGCCAGTGTTTAGCATCCTTTACCTTAAAAGACATTTGCTATATTGTGGCACCATCAAACAATAATGTTAGctagttaattcaggtttaatggcgcaaaagcgacaaaggccatgctgcgccagccacaaggtattaagaaatgaaatgttaatgCAGCGAAAGCTGCGTTACCTTATATTCTATGTAAAAAACTCgaacaagtcagtgaatggcactagtgggtcatctcccaataatgaggcggggtgtaagggtatgtgtaagttatacagattgtgtaaaagtttccgtctgtgtgtttcggtatgtggacatgtcataacaatgtgtGTTACTGTAAGAGTTTCATGACACTTATCGCAggttggcggatcttcttttcggagtaagaaattgtgtgtcagatgtgtgtgccctattctaagtcgacataagatcacctcatagaaccgttgctggtgactgcacgatttccactcgccaagcaggggtttggttatgtgtaacttgttattaacgcaggagtcccattcttgttgccattttgatgtcagGGCTTTACGAATTGCTCGGATGCTGTCTTTGTACGGAAGTTTTGTGTGTGTTaggtctttgtgcgctgccatggctgcgcatctatctgctgattcattccctggtatcccaacatggctaggaacccagcagaatcgtatggttcgtccgTATTTGTTATTAAGCACCATGTTTAAGATATCGCCAAGCAGCAGATCACAGGCGGattttaaatttaaagctctgagtgcactcaacgaatcggtgtaaatgacagcactcttctgtttgtcggtgataactttgtttactgccgtcCATATAGCCATAACTTCGGCGGCAAAGACTGAAGCAGAATTATGTATTCGGATGATATTTTCCCAATTTTCCGTTACGGTTCCCACACCCACGTATTCTTGTGTTTTAgaaccatctgtgtaaaattctgtgtgatcTTTATATTTTTCTTGAATAGTGTGgaactcttgcattatgtgttcgtgtggggtgtcctttttctttaagtgggttagtgtccaatcacataGTTGTGTACAATCGCACAATGGGGCCAGTCTTTGcggcctttcagcaacctgcaggacctcatgaggaatgttatAAATCTGACAGTATTCCTCATGTCGTAAGACAAGTGGCCGTATCATATTCGGTTTGTTTGTGTAGTGTAACTGAGAGTTGCATTGTGTTACGATTTTGTAGCATATATGTTGTGGTGTTGACCGAATTCTCAGTACATAGGAGAGGGTTAGTAGTGCTCTGCGGTGTTGTAGGGAAGGCTCAttgcagtcaacgtataaacttaggacaggtgatgttctgtaggcaccgctcgccaatcgtaggccaagattgtgaattggatcaagtcgttTAATGTAGGATTGCCTGGCTGCACCATAAACTACACTACTGTAGTCGAGAATGCTACGCACAAGGGACCGGTAAATACATAGTAGGCATATTCGGTCAGATCCCCAGTGCTTGTGCGATAacactttgagaatatttaatGCTTTATTTGCCCTAATTTTTGTTGTGTTAATGTGGGCTAGGAAGTTCAATTTTGTGTCAAATGTTACGCCTAAGAATTTGTATTCTCGTTTGACCGGTAGTGTTGCGCCATCCAGTGTCAGAACTGGATCGCAATGTAAGCCACGCTTCTGGGAAAACAGCACTGTAACGGTTTTGTGGGTTGAAAAGCGGAAACCATTTTTGTC
This genomic stretch from Dermacentor silvarum isolate Dsil-2018 chromosome 2, BIME_Dsil_1.4, whole genome shotgun sequence harbors:
- the LOC119442439 gene encoding protein ENL-like isoform X1 codes for the protein MTSPTKSIEVKLELGHRAVLRARPTAEGFTHDWTVFVRGPEGCNIHHFVDKVVFILHESFPKPKRVLKEPPYQVSESGYAGFNMPVEVYFRTREDPKKVKFVYDLYLSMDGTPISNIRCEKLTFHNPPDDFCHKLLKAGGTEANRAGSNTSPAPPGSPSRNTGPPARSRSEGHKKPRMSSDMVRSPPVEQPPPPPLPPPSSPPLPIPHNPMADLFSTPAAKKEMPPEKSSKGKEQKSSQSKSKSSKSHSSSGTSGTSSHKMSSSSGSKEHKSSSRDKERHKDPSREKNKERDKSRDTKLSSTAEADAKATEQKPPEHKPEHKSEHKSEHKGEHKLEHKMEHKAERKAEHKAAEHKIEHKSDHKVEHKAEHKVEHKAEHKFEDKAEHKAEHKAPEPKVPEPKQVEAKVPEPKLSESKGPSEVDSRRAEKSSQKHRDKMKDKSSKERSSKEHSSQKEPTHKMSALPPPAPAEPSSSKSSKNASATRRPPSPPPPKKPRLQEPERKKKDSSKSHRPKGSPKKAPEHLDRKPPEPPEKLPSPLLPLPASPPPALPARDPSPVSTTNQPAPAPTPAPTPVAAPVPAPAPAPAPAPAPAPTSEESNSPKVAAAPARGPLNALMLEMEQEDLLSPLSSPSASPTPAREVAAPVAKVLPPPPPTSTTDHLQELNELKKRILTIDDPRRLQAVVDLVEGTGLYKVTEESFDFDLCTLDKMTLERLQACLNGR
- the LOC119442439 gene encoding protein ENL-like isoform X3, whose protein sequence is MTSPTKSIEVKLELGHRAVLRARPTAEGFTHDWTVFVRGPEGCNIHHFVDKVVFILHESFPKPKRVLKEPPYQVSESGYAGFNMPVEVYFRTREDPKKVKFVYDLYLSMDGTPISNIRCEKLTFHNPPDDFCHKLLKAGGTEANRAGSNTSPAPPGSPSRNTGPPARSRSEGHKKPRMSSDMVRSPPVEQPPPPPLPPPSSPPLPIPHNPMADLFSTPAAKKEMPPEKSSKGKEQKSSQSKSKSSKSHSSSGTSGTSSHKMSSSSGSKEHKSSSRDKERHKDPSREKNKERDKSRDTKLSSTAEADAKATEQKPPEHKPEHKSEHKSEHKGEHKLEHKMEHKAEHKAEHKAEHKAPEPKVPEPKQVEAKVPEPKLSESKGPSEVDSRRAEKSSQKHRDKMKDKSSKERSSKEHSSQKEPTHKMSALPPPAPAEPSSSKSSKNASATRRPPSPPPPKKPRLQEPERKKKDSSKSHRPKGSPKKAPEHLDRKPPEPPEKLPSPLLPLPASPPPALPARDPSPVSTTNQPAPAPTPAPTPVAAPVPAPAPAPAPAPAPAPTSEESNSPKVAAAPARGPLNALMLEMEQEDLLSPLSSPSASPTPAREVAAPVAKVLPPPPPTSTTDHLQELNELKKRILTIDDPRRLQAVVDLVEGTGLYKVTEESFDFDLCTLDKMTLERLQACLNGR
- the LOC119442439 gene encoding protein ENL-like isoform X2, translating into MTSPTKSIEVKLELGHRAVLRARPTAEGFTHDWTVFVRGPEGCNIHHFVDKVVFILHESFPKPKRVLKEPPYQVSESGYAGFNMPVEVYFRTREDPKKVKFVYDLYLSMDGTPISNIRCEKLTFHNPPDDFCHKLLKAGGTEANRAGSNTSPAPPGSPSRNTGPPARSRSEGHKKPRMSSDMVRSPPVEQPPPPPLPPPSSPPLPIPHNPMADLFSTPAAKKEMPPEKSSKGKEQKSSQSKSKSSKSHSSSGTSGTSSHKMSSSSGSKEHKSSSRDKERHKDPSREKNKERDKSRDTKLSSTAEADAKATEQKPPEHKPEHKSEHKSEHKGEHKLEHKMEHKAERKAEHKAAEHKIEHKSDHKVEHKAEHKVEHKAEHKFEDKAEHKAEHKAPEPKVPEPKQVEAKVPEPKLSESKGPSEVDSRRAEKSSQKHRDKMKDKSSKERSSKEHSSQKEPTHKMSALPPPAPAEPSSSKSSKNASATRRPPSPPPPKKPRLQEPERKKKDSSKSHRPKGSPKKAPEHLDRKPPEPPEKLPSPLLPLPASPPPALPARDPSPVSTTNQPAPAPTPAPAPAPAPAPAPAPTSEESNSPKVAAAPARGPLNALMLEMEQEDLLSPLSSPSASPTPAREVAAPVAKVLPPPPPTSTTDHLQELNELKKRILTIDDPRRLQAVVDLVEGTGLYKVTEESFDFDLCTLDKMTLERLQACLNGR